The following is a genomic window from Vicinamibacteria bacterium.
TGCGCACTCCCCGCCAGGGGCTCAGGATCGCGGGGGTGCCGGACGAGGTCTTCGATGGCCTGACCGACGAGAAAGGCTGGGTGGCCATACCCCTCAAGGTCACGGGGACCGAGCTCCAGCCAAGGGTCCTGCCCGACACCGAGGCCCTCATGGGCGAGGCGCGCAAGGGAGCCAAGAAGGCGCTCGAGAAGAAGGCCGCCGGCCGGTTGAAGGACCTGTTCAAGCGCTAGCCACCTCGGATCGTGATCGAGTCCGGTCTCCTACCCCCGGGGCACTCCTCGGCTCGGTCGCAACCAACGGCCCGGGCGTCACCTTCGGTGAACGCGCGGCTCACGGCCCCTTCCCGCCGGGCGGTGGTGGCGCCTCGTGGTGATGTTCGTGCGCCGGCTTGGCCGCGTCCTTAGGGGGGCCGTCCACCTTGAAGGCACGGGTGCCCTTCGGCTGCTCGTACCAACCAGGGTCCTCGTAGCTCGTGATCCCCTCCCGGATCTTGACCACCGTGAACATCCCTCCCATCTCGATGTTTCCGAAGGGGCCGGTGCCGGTCATCATGGGCAGGGTGTTCTCGACGCCCCGCGCGTGCTCGGCGTGGCTGGCGTGCTCGGCCATGCCGTCCGAGCCCATCGCGGTATAGCCGGGGATGAGCGCGCCGATGCTTCGCTCGACGGCGGGGCGGTCGATCCCGATCATGTTGGGGATCGCGTGGTTCATGGCGTTCATGGCGTGGTGGGTCTTGTGGCAGTGCAGGATCCAGTCCCCGGGCACCTCGGCCACGAACTCGACGGCGCGGGTCGTGCCCGGAGCCACGTCGACCGTGGTCTCCGGCCACTGGGCGGTCTTCGGGATCTGGCCGCCGTCGGTCTCCACGACCCAGAAGCGATGCCCGTGGACATGCAGGGGGTGGCTGTCCATGCTGACGTTCGCAAAGCGCAGCCGCACCCGGTCGCCCCGTCGCGCCACCAGGGGGGCCGTTCCCGGGAAGGCCCGGCTGTTGAAGGTGAAGATGTTGAAGTCCGTCATGACGCTCGGGTTCGGGGTGTAGGTCCCGGGCTCCACCAGCCACTCGTGGGCGAAGATGCAGAAGTCCCTGTCAATCGGGGGGTCGGGCGGCTGTTTGGGATGGATGATGAAGAAGCCCATCATCCCCAGCGCCATCTGCACGGTCTCGTCGGCGTGCGGGTGGTACATGTACGTGCCGTGCTGCCGGAGCGTGAACTCGTAGGAGTAGGTCTCCCCGGGCTCGATCGGGGGCTGGTTGAGGCCGGCCACGCCGTCCATGCCATTGGGCAGGAAGATCCCGTGCCAATGGATGCCCGTGTGCTCCGGTAGCCTGTTGGTGACCAGGATGCGCACGCGGTCGCCCTCCACGGCCTCGATCGTGGGCCCCGGCGTGAGGCCGTTGTAGCCCCAACAGTTCACGACCATGCCCGGCGCGAACTCGCGCTTGACCGGCTCCGCGATCAAGTGGAATTCCTTGGCCCCGTCCTTCATCACCCAGGGCAGGCTTGCGCCGTTGGGGGTGACGACCGGCGTGTAGGGCAGCCGGCCGGGGCGGGGTCCGGTCGCCCGGGAGGGCACCGACGCCTCGGACCCGCCGGGCCTATCGTGGCCGGCATGCGGATCCTCCTGGGCCAGCGCGCGGCTCCCCGCGCCGCGGCCCAGGCGATCCAGGAACGCCGAGCCCGCGGTGAGGGCGCATCCGAGCAGGTATCGCCTCCTCGTGAACGTCACGGGTTGCCTCCTTCCTTCGATGCCGCGCTCGGCTCCCCCCCGGGGTGAAGCCGCCCCCCCACCGCCCGCTCGAGCTCGGTGCGGGCGATCCAGTAGTCCCGCCAGGCCTGGATATGGGCGCGTTCGGTCTGCGCTTCCGCCTGCTTGGCCAGCAGAAGCTCGTAAGTGCCCTTGAGCATCATGTTGTAGCCCTTGAGGGTCAGGTCCAGGATCCGCGCGCGCTCCGGGAG
Proteins encoded in this region:
- a CDS encoding copper oxidase, with protein sequence MTFTRRRYLLGCALTAGSAFLDRLGRGAGSRALAQEDPHAGHDRPGGSEASVPSRATGPRPGRLPYTPVVTPNGASLPWVMKDGAKEFHLIAEPVKREFAPGMVVNCWGYNGLTPGPTIEAVEGDRVRILVTNRLPEHTGIHWHGIFLPNGMDGVAGLNQPPIEPGETYSYEFTLRQHGTYMYHPHADETVQMALGMMGFFIIHPKQPPDPPIDRDFCIFAHEWLVEPGTYTPNPSVMTDFNIFTFNSRAFPGTAPLVARRGDRVRLRFANVSMDSHPLHVHGHRFWVVETDGGQIPKTAQWPETTVDVAPGTTRAVEFVAEVPGDWILHCHKTHHAMNAMNHAIPNMIGIDRPAVERSIGALIPGYTAMGSDGMAEHASHAEHARGVENTLPMMTGTGPFGNIEMGGMFTVVKIREGITSYEDPGWYEQPKGTRAFKVDGPPKDAAKPAHEHHHEAPPPPGGKGP